A portion of the Carya illinoinensis cultivar Pawnee chromosome 11, C.illinoinensisPawnee_v1, whole genome shotgun sequence genome contains these proteins:
- the LOC122281191 gene encoding uncharacterized protein LOC122281191: MPRRFFACFGRESASKTSSGERNNATADVSAEEQRHGGPVLVELFSSQGCATSPEAELVMSRLGRGDFDGPDLPPVVVLGFHVDYWDYMGWKDPFGSSQWTVRQKAYVEALKLDTMFTPQGVIQGRAQCIANDENALLAAIKDAPRFPAPTFQATFRSPTTDSLQVSLTGALRSKVDNRGANVMVALYESGLVTDCPKGENKGRVLSNDFVVRKLEKLCTVKDISAKKTVSGTVSFSLWQGFNGSKCGVVVFVQDNSHQIFGSQNFQLPDNM; this comes from the exons ATGCCGCGTCGTTTCTTCGCCTGCTTCGGCAGAGAAAGCGCTTCTAAGACGTCTTCTGGGGAACGGAACAACGCGACGGCGGACGTATCGGCGGAGGAGCAGCGGCATGGCGGGCCGGTGCTGGTGGAGCTGTTCTCGTCGCAGGGCTGTGCCACGTCGCCCGAGGCTGAGCTGGTGATGTCTAGGCTGGGTAGGGGGGACTTCGATGGGCCGGACCTGCCGCCCGTGGTGGTTCTGGGCTTCCACGTGGACTACTGGGACTATATGGGCTGGAAGGACCCGTTTGGGTCCAGCCAGTGGACCGTAAGGCAAAAGGCCTACGTGGAGGCCCTCAAGCTTGATACCATGTTCACGCCCCAGGGGGTGATCCAGGGTAGAGCCCAATGTATTGCCAATGATGAGAATGCTCTGTTGGCCGCCATCAAGGACGCACCCAGATTCCCTGCCCCCACGTTCCAG GCAACCTTCCGAAGTCCGACGACGGACTCCTTGCAAGTCTCCCTAACAGGAGCTCTAAGGAGCAAAGTGGATAATCGTGGTGCCAATGTCATGGTGGCACTGTACGAAAGTGGGTTGGTGACTGACTGTCCCAAGGGGGAGAACAAAGGGCGGGTTCTATCCAATGATTTCGTTGTTAGAAAGCTTGAAAAGCTCTGCACCGTCAAAGACATTTCTGCCAAGAAGACTGTATCAGGAACTGTTAGTTTCTCCCTATGGCAAGGATTCAATGGCAGCAAATGCGGTGTCGTGGTCTTTGTTCAAGATAACTCTCATCAAATTTTTGGTTCACAGAACTTTCAGTTGCCCGATAACATGTGA
- the LOC122281192 gene encoding vesicle-associated protein 4-1-like translates to MALADHHRSHSDVKVFRLCPFWQSGNMSSSSSSTQHLTHSNHGSLSNRHVVGPNSKPSSKTVSSVARSLLPPRRRLRLDPTNNLYFPNEPGKQVKSAIRLKNTSRSHVAFKFQTTAPKSCYMRPPGGILAPGESIIATVFKFVEHTENNEKQLDQKSKIKFKIMSLKVKAGMEYVPELFDEQKDQATVERILRVVFLDMERPSPALDKLKRQLAEAEAALETRKKPPVDTGPRVVGEGLVIDEWKERREKYLARQQVEAIESA, encoded by the exons ATGGCCCTCGCGGACCACCACAGGTCGCACTCCGACGTTAAGGTTTTCCGACTCTGCCCGTTTTGGCAATCGGGAAATATGTCGTCGTCTTCCTCCTCTACGCAGCACCTTACGCATAGTAACCACGGGAGCCTAAGCAACCGACACGTAGTGGGGCCCAATTCGAAGCCGTCCTCCAAAACTGTGTCGTCTGTGGCCCGATCGCTGCTCCCTCCTCGGCGTAGGCTCCGGCTCGACCCCACCAACAACCTCTACTTCCCAA ATGAGCCTGGTAAACAGGTTAAGAGCGCGATCAGGTTGAAGAACACAAGCAGGTCTCATGTTGCTTTCAAG TTTCAAACTACAGCACCAAAGAGCTGTTATATGCGCCCTCCTGGTGGTATCCTTGCTCCCGGAGAAAGTATTATTGCAACTG TGTTCAAGTTTGTGGAGCATACTGAGAACAATGAAAAACAATTGGACCAGAAGAGTAAGATTAAGTTCAAGATCATGAGTCTGAAGGTGAAAGCAGGAATGGAGTATGTGCCTGAGCTG TTTGATGAACAAAAGGATCAAGCAACAGTTGAGCGAATTTTGCGGGTTGTCTTTTTAGACATGGAGCGTCCTAGTCCT GCTTTGGATAAACTTAAGCGTCAACTAGCCGAAGCTGAGGCTGCACTGGAAACACGCAAGAAACCTCCTGTAGATACAGGACCTAGGGTTGTGGGAGAAGGGCTTGTAATAGATGAATGG AAAGAGCGGAGGGAGAAATATCTGGCTCGACAACAGGTTGAAGCAATCGAGTCGGCGTAG
- the LOC122281217 gene encoding uncharacterized protein LOC122281217 codes for MSAARRGWIVAASIGAVEALKDQGICRWNQPLRSLQQHAKNNIRSYSQAKKLSSQSSSAISSSKVTNHDKSEESLRKVMYLSCWGPN; via the coding sequence ATGAGTGCAGCAAGAAGAGGTTGGATAGTGGCAGCAAGTATTGGAGCAGTGGAGGCCTTGAAAGACCAAGGGATTTGCAGATGGAACCAGCCTCTAAGATCACTTCAACAGCATGCCAAGAACAATATCAGATCCTATTCTCAGGCCAAGAAACTCTCCTCTCAGTCTTCCTCTGCTATATCCAGCAGTAAAGTTACAAATCATGACAAGTCCGAAGAGTCTTTGAGAAAAGTCATGTACTTGAGCTGTTGGGGTCCTAATTGA
- the LOC122281215 gene encoding PAN domain-containing protein At5g03700-like, producing MNALAKLVTHLRETRLLLFTAYILFTSIWKHISAGATAQELLRGFKATPDPKVSSFQPLLNDSTGNFSLAFLRVNKSQLALAVLHLPSSESLWLANLTKLASWSDTTQLFFNGSLVISDPLSNVFWSTRTDGDLVALLNSSNLQIQKLDEHPSVIWQSFEFPTDTLVETQNLTANMSLISSNGLYSMRLGYDFWGLYTDFGSNSDQIYCKHTAMEAKAELVEGQGPIYAEVNTDRYLGMYQNGSKPVGMYQNESKPERPVSQEFLKNQKDEEIREGEFVRDEGDSGGRLLVYSLLGDFEFLRSGERREHGLCFSF from the coding sequence ATGAACGCACTCGCCAAATTGGTGACTCATCTACGTGAAACTCGGCTCCTCCTTTTCACTGCCTATATTCTCTTCACGTCCATATGGAAGCATATTAGCGCTGGAGCCACCGCCCAGGAGCTTCTCCGAGGCTTCAAAGCCACCCCAGACCCTAAGGTGTCGTCGTTCCAACCTCTCCTTAACGATTCCACAGGCAATTTTTCACTCGCTTTCCTCCGAGTCAACAAGAGCCAGCTGGCCCTCGCCGTCCTCCACCTGCCATCCTCCGAATCACTCTGGCTCGCCAACCTAActaagctagctagctggtCCGATACCACGCAGCTCTTCTTCAATGGCAGTCTCGTTATTTCAGATCCTCTCTCGAATGTGTTTTGGTCTACTCGGACCGACGGTGACCTTGTCGCACTCCTCAACTCCTCGAATCTCCAAATACAAAAGCTCGACGAGCACCCCTCAGTTATCTGGCAAAGTTTTGAGTTTCCCACTGATACCCTCGTTGAGACCCAAAATTTGACCGCCAACATGTCTTTGATTTCATCGAATGGGCTTTACTCGATGCGCTTAGGTTACGACTTTTGGGGCTTATACACGGACTTTGGATCGAACTCTGATCAGATATACTGCAAACACACAGCGATGGAGGCCAAAGCAGAGTTAGTCGAAGGGCAAGGACCGATTTACGCCGAAGTAAACACAGACAGATATCTGGGCATGTATCAAAATGGAAGCAAACCAGTGGGCATGTATCAAAATGAAAGCAAACCAGAGCGACCAGTTTCTCAAGAGTTTCTCAAAAATCAAAAGGATGAGGAGATTCGGGAGGGGGAGTTTGTGCGAGACGAGGGGGACAGTGGGGGAAGACTGCTGGTATACAGCCTACTGGGGGATTTCGAGTTCTTGCGTTCGGGAGAGAGGAGGGAACACGGCCTCTGTTTCTCTTTCTGA